The following DNA comes from Papaver somniferum cultivar HN1 chromosome 4, ASM357369v1, whole genome shotgun sequence.
AGAATcaagcgaaatgagaagaggcaaatgtaggAGTTAGATATCGCACAAGTTATTAATTATGCGAAGAGAAGAATACAACATACGCGAGGAGCATCTCACACAACAAATTGAGATGacacaccagatgatgtcagcaaagtcacgagtaaagtgtgaagaactgtggaagaggtacgctatgcgaagatgagcgattgtatatgagcgaatgtgtcgcatagtgatcccgaaaataatgagttttttagttgtcatccactatgtaaaatcctatataaaggagagagtcgTTGTTTTTAAGATTATTCTAAGACAAGTCTTGTAAGAGAgattgaaagagagagaaagtaagtTTAGGTTACAAGAAGTGTTGttgtagatttccatctatcttgTAAGTCATCtgaatattcaatcaataaaataaTTGTTCATGATGATTACATAGATAGACAACCAGATTAACTGGAATgcagttgtaagaaatcttacaactgcAAGGATAAAATAATTGTTCATGATGATTACATAGATAGACAACCAGATTAAGTGGAATgcagttgtaagaaatcttacaactacaagGATAACGAAAGCCAGGAGCGTAGCTGGAACCATAATCGGACGCGTTGTAAAAGACGGGGGTTTGCTGAGGCATGTTGAAGGGATAATGAAAGGTAGGAGGGTAAAAGACGGGGGTTGGTTGAGGCTTGTTGGAGGGATAATAAAAGGGAGAACCATCATACCACCCATCATGATAATTAGAGGGATCATGATGCGCAGGAGTTTGCTGAAACATGTTGGACGGATAATAACTATACCACCCATGACCAGAGGGATTATGATAGGCAGGAGTTTGCTGAGACACGTCGGAGGGATTATGATGATAGGCTGGATTTTGCTGAGACATGTCGGAGGGATGATGGTGATTGTTGTTTCCTTCCGCCGCCATGACACTATTTTCAAGTTTTAACAAAACAAACTAATGCTGTAAAAATTCTCCCTGtaaaaccatatatatatatataaccggtGCACCTTCAATCTATTACGTACCAAAATTCCTGCACCGTGATTTCCGATCGACCCCTTTTCTTGTGCGTCAAGCATTTACTAAAATTTGCTGCGACCGCTAGTAAGGAAAGTTAAAGAGTATTGTTTATTAAGGAAAGAGGGCTGAAACTTATCCGACTATACATATATTCTCTAAGAGAATATTCACTATTTACCCCACTTGCATGCTATCATGACAATAACGTTGTTTCTGGTACACCGAGGAGAGGTGGATTATCATATGTTAACCTAATGATCCAGGATTCTTATCTCTATTCGGTCAAGTGGTTGTGGTTCAGAATTGTGCTTGACGAGGCACGCACGACAAAATCCATTAGGCAGTACTCCAAATTTTTACATGTAAATTCTCCATCACTTGGTTTTATTTATAACTTTATCAATGTAGCTTACAAGTTATAACTATGGAATTGGACATTGATTCAAAGCTTAGATAATAAAGCGGATTTGATATCCACAACAAACTCTGACTTGAAATTGGCAACAAGCCGTAAGAATTCACAAATTTCAGGAAATGAATTCATCCTGATATCAGCATAAGCTTCACCATTCCATTTATTGGATCCCAATTTCACTGCCAATTTCATAGCATCTTCTTTTGTTTCCTCAACAGTATCATAAGCAAAATCTATAATCCCCATCTCCACAGCTTTTTCCGCTGTAACTTTCATAGACTGAAGCAAAACATCTCTTCGTACCCTCGAAGACGGAATCTTTGATTTCAAAAAAGCCATGAAATAATCAGGAACGTTTAGCCCAATATTCAACTCACTCATATACAAAACCCCTTTGTATTTCCTCATCAATACATAATCATGGCTTAATGCAAGAAGGAATCCAGCTGCAACAGCATGACCTGAAACAACAGCCACAGTTGGCATTGGAAGCGAGAGCAGATCAGCAACGACGAATTTGAAACTATCTGAAATCCCACTAAGCCGATCATAAGACCCGGTGGCGGATCCAGCAGCTGCAGCGTATTTAAAATCAAAGCCGTTGGAGAAGAATTTGCCTTGTGCTGTTGTGACCAAAACTGAACCAGGTTTTGCGTTAGTGCGAACTTGTTTAAGTGCGTTTCGGATTGATTCTATTAACATCGGATTTAACCGGTGTTCGTCGTCACCAGTTGAAGTTAGAATGAAAATGTTCCCACTCTTCTCTAAACTGCACATTGTGTTGCTGGAGAAAAGAAGTGGAGAAGATGATCGCACTGGCTTTGTCAAGATATTCGGAGAAATTTATAACTGAAAAACACACAACTGCATGTGTGAATGTTTAGGTTAGGCAAAATTCGTAGCCGAATATTAGTAAATATCTGCATCAACCAAGATGTCTAACTAACTTCACATGTTGCTAGCTACTCGCCACATGCATAATCAACAGGTGGAGGAGAATTTAAAACAAATATAGCATACTTGCGTGAGGTCCAATTTTACAACCGATTTTAACCactacattttatttatttttaattattatttatttatttgatcagAAACCACTATATATTAGTGTTTACTATTTATGTAGAGAACCTTCCTATTTTTCGTGAATTTGTTTCTTTGGttcaaaatgattttgattatgatgaataacaaaataaagaagagagattgaagaataagaaaatggaaaagaaGACTGCTAATATGTTTCTATGTCATTACAAAGAGAAGCAAAAGAAGAAGGACATTGCAGCTGGTGAAAAGAAGTTGTATCATGGCAGTAATATGGGTGCCAACATTATAACATTTTTGATTGTTTTCGTGTTGGTGATGGCAATGGCTTGTGATCCGGTTGAAGCAGGTTTGTGTTACCCCGATTGTAAGGAAGCATGCAGTCTAACCAAAGCCGTTTGTTTTAGTTATTGTGTAGGGAATTGTCTTCAAGGTGATGGTGGTTATAATGCAAAAGCTTTCGCAACCACTTTTATACAAGATAAATAGGTttcgattatttatttatttattttgaaattgTATTTTGCCGGCCTCTGCTGTTTCAGATTCAGTTTTCGTTAATGTATATGCATGGATATTATATATAGAATTTTGATATGCAATTTTGGGCATGTGGAACGGCAAGAACCACCATGGATAAATTGTAAGCATTTGTTGAGTCTAATTTTTTCAGCAAGTCTATCTTTTAAGTCTAGGAATTTCTTATTTAAAATTAAAGCACACCCCATTATaagataaaagaaaatttgtATCTGTTGATGCTGATATGAGCTCTCCATGACTGATTTTCTTGAGTTGAGTCTCCATTTACTATATTCACCAAGTTTTGGCAGTCATTAATGATGCAGCAGTTGGtaagattcatcttttgcatcaaTCTTAGAGCTTCGATTTCTGCTTCAGCTACAACTTCAATTATGCAAGATGCCAAATTACTTCCTGCTCTGCAGTTTCTTTCTTGTACATAATATATATCGCAAAACCCATAGTGAAATAGTGTCTAGAAAAGGGGCATCAAAGTAAATGAACCAATCAAAGCTTTTGTATTCTTTTCTTCGGTCTAGCTGTTGCGTTAGCTTTATGAGTAGAGTTAATTGATTCTTCTGGCATAATATTATCAAGGGAACTTTATTTAAATACTCctcaaaattctccctttaaaatatatccttattcaatttttaaaaatatccCTACCTTCTAAAAAGTGGAATCAACTAGCACAAGTCGCTTTCAGAAGTTGATGCAACTAGCACAGGTTGCTTCCATAAGTGGACACAAGTTtatacaagttgcttccaaaaagtgGAAGCAATTTTCTCAAGTTTGACTTCAAAAAAGTTATTTTTTACCCCTCGGGGACATTTGTGCAAGGTCATTAAAAATggagggtatttataacattcccactatTTTATGAAAGACAACTTTGTTCCTAAATTTCCAAA
Coding sequences within:
- the LOC113274573 gene encoding enoyl-CoA delta isomerase 2, peroxisomal-like translates to MCSLEKSGNIFILTSTGDDEHRLNPMLIESIRNALKQVRTNAKPGSVLVTTAQGKFFSNGFDFKYAAAAGSATGSYDRLSGISDSFKFVVADLLSLPMPTVAVVSGHAVAAGFLLALSHDYVLMRKYKGVLYMSELNIGLNVPDYFMAFLKSKIPSSRVRRDVLLQSMKVTAEKAVEMGIIDFAYDTVEETKEDAMKLAVKLGSNKWNGEAYADIRMNSFPEICEFLRLVANFKSEFVVDIKSALLSKL